From the genome of Medicago truncatula cultivar Jemalong A17 chromosome 2, MtrunA17r5.0-ANR, whole genome shotgun sequence:
AaccatttaaaaaaacttttaagaaaccttcatttttgttataaaattaaggaaataagaataagaaaagagaaggagagAAAAATATTCTATTATCCTCTTTGGTTTACAATTAGGTTATAgtatgagctctatttatagagaaatacaatgaTTTGAGGAACAAATATCAATGACTTGGGGAGCAAGCACAATATCGTCCAATAAGCTAATAGTATGACTCAATAACTCAATTGCTATATGGATATTCACTTATAATATCCataacatttttttccttttttattagtcacaaacaataaagaaaaaaaatagagagaataagaacatAATATTGTAGTCGTAGTGATTATAATTcacttataagatgaataagtgggatgtccggggttcgaatcctgacccctgcatataataatgcattgtcctaccaattgAACTATGTTCACATGACGAATAAgaacataatttaaatataagagaaaattatcaaaaaattgttacaaagtggttgtataaatatcatctCTTTATATTATTccattgaactttttttttattccattgTACCTAATGGGTGATCTTTtgttttatcaagaaaaaagtAACTGTTGTTTGCCATATCGAATTTATTTTCCAATTATTACACCCATAATTCCCACTAATCAACAAATACGTAGCTCTCATTTTGCCTTATACCTTGTAGTTATAAACTCAACCATAACAACACTGACACACTCAAACTCCAGACACCACCACGCGATCCACGTGACTTTTCCTATAATCTCAGCTAAGAAAGTCTCGATACATAGATAGAGAGttacaccaattttttttttttaatattgtcatatcTCATCTAGTCTTAATATTCAATGCAACATCTTCATCTCCGTcacacttattttattttcatataggTTCTTCACATTCCAACACATATATCATTGTTGGTGTTACAGATGTCcgataaaatttctttttacacaatttttttgaattataaaatacGATGAGATTattatacaacaacaaaaacaatcaaCCTTTCTCCCACAaagggtttagggtttgcaGTAATTTGATTCATATAACGAACTTTTTAAATATGGTTTAAATTtaaaatccttaaagagtgtaTCAGATACCCTAGttagcatttctcttattttaatcGAAAGTCTTCTGATTTTACTATAATGTGATTTTTTAGCTTTGTTCATCTTGCTTAACGCTCTTTGCAGCTGTTAAAAACTCATAAATGAGTAACACAATTTCTTAcctataaaaaatgaaatcattATTAATAAGCATTAGTCAATTcctaaattaatttcaaattcacATCAACAATAAGCTACGTGCCAAACTCTCCTAACAACCACATTacactatatatataatgctatttttttttttacaaaactatatataatgctattaatcattaattaaatcCCTTACCcctatcaatattattttttgggaaATCCCTttgcttatgaaaaaaaatcattagagCAACAATGCCAAGACAATGTTCCATTCCACATACTATTCATGTATCTTTCCATGTTGACGCACCATACAAATTTGCACACGTACCTTTAAATGTGGTGGGCTAATGAAATTTTACCATTTCCATTGATGAGGagggtaaaaaaaatataatcttttcAAGACATTATCTTCTATATATGtgcattttatataaatttagtgAGACatacaaaattgaaataataaaaaagaatgtgaTAAACCCCATTTGGGGTGGGCCTAGTGATTGGCTTGAGATCTTGGAGTCTGCTCCTCCAAAGGTCTCAGGTTTGATTCCTTCTGGTGTTAacttcggtgggctaagtccatacagagcttgctttGGCTTTAAATGGAaccccccgcaagtgggcggtgggattggtccgctcggattagtcgattcttggatcagataccgagttttcaaaaaaaaaaaaaaaaaagaaagaaagaatgtgATAACAATGGTGATATGATTTCTCTTCTATATAATGATACCATTACACTCCATACACACAGATACACACAATTGCAAAACCAAATAATTAAGTCCAATTTTTTTCTACTACAACCCTATGCCGACTAAAGACAACCCACCAAGTATAGTGTCAAGAATTGGTATCATAGGTGCTGGAGTTAGTGGCTTAGCCGTAGCAAAACAACTATCACACTACAACCCTATTGTTTTTGAAGCCACTGATTCAATTGGTGGTGTTTGGAGACATTGTTCCTATAGGTGTACTAAGCTTCAATCACAAACATGGAAttatgaatttagtgatttccCTTGGCCTGAAAGAGAAAGTAAAGATTACCCTTCTCATGCTGAGATTTTGGAATACTTGCATCTTTATGccgtttattttgatttgtttaagtATGTTAAGTTCAACACCAAAGTGGTTGAAATCAAGTTTGTTCGAGACAAAGaaggttttgattttggacGCCTACCTGGTGACCATGGAAATCCTTTGCCTGAACGACCAGTGTGGGAGCTTTCTGTTCAGACTAATGAATCAGATGCCATTCAGGTCTTTATTCACTTTTAACTCATAATCTAGCTataaactcataaaaaaaattaaaatgagtgATGAAAATTACATTAGAGACGAAAAAGTTGAATGTATTAAAATctcattaatttaaaattgtaaaataataataaggagctcctcctcaaggtctgaTGTTCGATTCTTCCTGGTTTCAATTTAAGTGGGCTATTTAGCTTCTTCAGTCGcatttgatgataattttaaCAAAGTGAGGAATTTTGATGGTGAATGTGACCCTAGATAATTATTGATGGAGTCTATGAAAGAACAAGAAAACTTAATATAAAAGAGTAAACATGCATAGAATAAATCTATTttgaatttatcattttatgtACCAATTGAAATTGTTTGTCCCTTTTCAGGTGTCCTTTACCTGTTTCTCTTATAGAAACATAATACATGCACGTGTAAAAATTAGTAACAAatagaagggaaaaaaatgttCTTATTATAGGGAATATTATGTAAGAAATGGAGAAGTGCATATTATCCTATCTAGATATCAAGGATTTTAAACATCTTTGGTTAACAACAGCATAGCCTTTAATTTAGTTTACATGttggtaattttgttttaataattttattgataaaCCTAATTATTTTACTCTCAACTTGATTTTCAGAAGTACTGCTTCGAGTTTGTAGTGGTTTGCACTGGAAAATATGGAGACATACCATTGATGCCAACATTTCCATGCAACAAGGGACCTGAGGTGTTCAAGGGTAAGGTTTTGCATACCATTGATTATTGTAAACTTGATAAAGAAGCAACTAGTGACCTTGTTAAGGGAAAGAAGGTAGTGGTTGTGGGTTATAAAAAATCAGCAATTGACCTAACCATGGAGTGTGTACAGGCAAACCAAGGTAAAAAATTTCTCtatgattcttttttttattctattataTGTGTTTAATGTGCATCACAAGAATTTAGGTCATGTGGATGTGGATTTAATAATCTTCCATTGTTAAATATCAAACATCATAATGACAATGTTGCTTCAAACTTGTAATGAAGGACCAGAAGGGCAACCATGCACAATGATCATAAGGAGTTTGCATTGGACACTTCCACATTATAGGATGTGGGGAATACCATTTTTCATGTTCTATGCAACAAGATCTGCACAGTTCCTTCACCATACACCAAATCAGGGTTTGCTTAAAAGCCTTTTATGCCTCCTATTATCTCCATTGGTATGCccttaattaattgaattatttgttaaatgtatgcttttactctttttttttaatttttttttaaggatagaAAAAGTCAACTTAATAACACAAGAAAATTTAGTCACGAGTAAAATAGTGATGTACAAAAGATGATTCTATGTTAAAACTTAGGAGTCATTCATTTGAAAGACAATTGAAACACGCGAGAGAAAAACAAACCTAAATATATGTATTGCTTCTGACTCGATGATTAGTTGTAAAGTGAACTCAAAAGGTTAATCACTAGCAATACTTTGAGCCGTTTGATGGGATCTTCGATCGAAACTACtagggttaaaaaaaaaatttgacatatcttttgttaattattgTCTTTATGTTTGGCTATAAAATTCTGCTACAAAAGtttcttttgtcatttaaaaaaaaaaaattatttatagttaatttttttcttttagtaaTTAGAAAAGtaattgaatatatattttttttaattgatgacTTTTAACAGAGGCTTGTGATTTCAAAGTTCATAGAGTCCTACTTGCTTTGGAAACTTCCATTAGAGAAGTATGGGTTGAAACCAGAACACCCTTTTGAGGAAGATTTTGCATCTTGTCAAATAGCTATAACACCAGAAAGTTTTTTCAATGAGGCTGATAAAGGTAAAATAATCTTCAAAAGAGCATCAAAGTGGTGTTTTTGGAATGGAGGAATTGAATTTGATGACAACACTAAAATTGATGCTGATGTTGTTCTTCTTGCAACTGGTTATGATGGGAAAAAGAAGCTCAAAACCATTTTGCCAGAGCCTTTTTCTAGCTTGTTGGAATACCCTACTGGTATCATGCCATTGTACAGGTaaacacaaattttaattttgaaggaAAGTATGACTTCCATCCAATCAACATACTCAATATAAACATTGATAGATAACTAGAAAagataattgatatttttttagtcaATATCATGTTGATAAATTTGTATCTTATTATACTAAATAATTATCAATAGTTCCATAAATAAATGACTTtttgaaaatagagaaaattaatattaataaaaatatcactaatgatcattttacGATTGTCTCATACAAGTTATGGTCATATAAAGACAATTGATTCAAAAGTTATGAGTTGTCCCCACCTCCATGCCCCTCCATTCAACATACTCAACAAAACACTAACTCATAATTACATAAACTAATAATTGAGaagagactttttttaaatcagCAAATATTATTACGCATAGATAGCACAAGATGCACCAAACTCgcaaaaggaggaaaaagagtTCACGAAGGCCTTATAACAACGGCACCAAATGAAACACTCGAGAAAAAACCCCCTAAAAAACCATCTTCACAACCTGAAGAGGCACCACAAAAACAAACCCATCCTGAACAAAAGACTTGGAAACAAACACCTACTGTCGAAAAACAACCCAGCCGCAACAACTAACACACCaagcaaaaaataaacatgCTGTCATGACAGCAACCACCATCATAAAACGCAAAAACAAAGTTGAGAAGAGACTATTATACTCCTTCTAGATTTAGGATGTATTagatagagctgtcaaaatggacTAGACCCTAGACCCACTATTTTAGTACAGGTTGGACCGTAAAAAAACATGACAAAACCGATCCTATCTTTTTGGGTCAGCCCACCGGGCCTATAATTTTCAAGGGTTGGGTCCGGCCGACCAGTTAGGCTTACGGACTGGCCCATTAAAAATACTAAAAGCTATTAATATTCTTTTGCATGGATGTTTTTTATGGTATTTATCTTTTATggatattaatttaatatatgtttttgtggTATTCATACACTCAACTTTTGTATGGATATTTTTGTGGTATTTGTCTATTATAAATATTGATTGGCTTAAATGCAGTTTTACCtcccctattttgattgaatttggatTTTACTCCCTCTATTTTAAAACTAAGAATTTTATCcccctattttgattgattcTGAATTTTGCCccccttattttaaaactcggaattttaccccccccCTATATTGATTTAATAGATGTTTTATATGTCACGCAACTAAGTTTACGAAGACATGTGATTTATTTGATGAATAATAATTTGTGATATGTAACTTTATTGTTCTTAAcatcacttttttaaaaaataaaatgtaaaataatacattttgaaATAAGGGTTGGGTCGGCCCATCGGGCTGTGTAGCCCACTACTAATTGGGTCGGGTTTAGTTTTGACAGCCCATGAATAAAGTGGGCCAACCCCCTTCAATCCATTTATATGTGCTGGCCCACCGGGTCAAGGCGGGTTGGGTCGTGCCGGTCCATTTGACAGCTCTAGTATTAGAGTCATATATTGCTATAATTCTTAGTATGTTCAATGTACatcctattataatccctataaaattattatagaaaaataattttgaccaaaaaataaaaggttggatatgtttttggtccctataaaattgagaacTTCTAAGTCCTTACGAAATTTTAATAGCATTTTTAGTCAACACAATAAATTTACATGTAATTTTAGTCCCTCCattaagtttgtttaattatccttaaactcttaaatttttaaacaatttttagtAGACACATCTAGAACATTATAAAAGAtccatttattaaaatttagaattttttaacatgagaTTAACTAAATATGAATTTGTTTAAACGACAAAGTTTaagataaaagtaacaaaaatctagttgtaaaaatcaaattttgagctaattttttgcggagaattttttaataatgtttttaacACATCTAcgaaaaattgtttaaacacttaagagtttaagcatagctaaacaagtttgaatttagaAGGAACTAGAACtaagtgcaattttttttataatgactaaaataattatgtaaggattaaacttaaaatgtttcaattttataggtataaaaacatatttatccaaaaaatatagaaaataatcattttcaGATGAAAATATAGGACAAAAACACACGAAACTCTATGATTGATCACTTTTTCACACAACCCTTGTGTTTTCCATCAAACTTAGAATGATTGTTTGTCCACTCAATAAACATTGACAGTGAGATTCATCTATTTCATACAAGATTTGCTTTATACTAAATAGCTCTTTTGATTTGATTAGTAGATGTTAGGTTAACATATTAATAAACAAAGTTattattgaaacaaaataatgaactttttgatattctaaagcaacatatatattttttaactctTTCATCTCTTAGTCAGTCCAATTGAGCTATCAAACCCCAAAATCAACatataatttaacaaaaatatatgattcaaacataaatgatataaaattatattgagGTACTAACTtataagagaaataaaaaattcctaaccaattttctttttttattttaatttgtccatAGAGGAACTGTTCATCCATTGATTCCAAACATGGCCTTTGTGGGTTATGTTGAGAGTGTTTCAAATCTTTACACATCCGAGATACGTTCGATGTGGCTGGCTGGTCTaatagataaaaaatttaacctTCCAAGTGCTGAGAAAATGCTCTCACAAACAATGAAGGACATGGAAGCAATGAAAAAATCTACAAGGTTTTATACAAGGAACTGCATCACCACTTTTGGCATCAACCATAAtgatgaaatttgtgaagatttGGGTTGGCATACTTGGAGGAAGAAGAACTTCATCAAAGAAGCATTTACTCCTTACACTGCTAGTGACTATAAGAAGAAAGATTGAGATTTCTATTTGGTTCATAACCAAGTGCTATTTATTGTTgcatttaatatgtttttgtgTAAGAAATATAACTGATGTGTTAGAACCTTTGTTCAACCACTCTTGGTTATTATGTTTTTTGGTCGTAGTTAAAACAATTTACATgttatgtaatgtaatgttgTTGAGTTTAATCATAAAGTGTTATTGAAGCTTGTGATTTCAATAAGTATATCTTCAGTGACATTGATTATAATGTGCAATTATTTTTCCAATTGAAATAAACACACaataccttaattttttttttactttttttttgttttttcactcACTCTCTCCCTCTTCCCTGTTACTTTCTCATCTTCCTCTTCTATGTCACTTGTCGGAGACCCCTCTTTCACCGCCGTTGTTCTCCATCGACGTGAGAGAGATAACacttgtgttgttgttgaacgaATAACCATGGAAGAAGGACGTGTCCGATTCTGACCCGGATCAAGGAGAACCAAAAAACTTCGATCTAATTGCTCCGGCAGTGTGAAAATGGTGCAAGAGTACATATCTGAAGGGAAGTGGGTGTGTAGTTGGAAAGAGGTCGATATGGATGTGGGTGGGTATAGTGAAAACGGAAAAAAGAAGTTCTGGGTAGTGGTCGAAGTAAACCACGAAATAAGAAATTGGAGTGAACACGTAAGAAGAAGAAGTCTCCTAATATACACCAAGGTAAAGAAATGTTATTAGATAGACTTTGCAAAAAATTCCAAGAGTCACGTCTTCGCCCACTTTCTGGAAAACCATAAAAACCTTTAAGTTGTCAATGTCCACGACTAGAATCATTGACCTCCacatttatatgattattagaATAGTTCAACACTGTACAATTAAAAGAATTTTGCCAAAATAGTGCCAATCCACCACTCCGGCCAATACTACTCACAACAAAGCGATTGTCAAAACCAAGCATATAACGGAattcatttgctttattagagTGGACTAATGTCTCATTGAGAAATAAAGCGGCTGGCTTATGATAACGGagtatgtattttaatttaggAACTATGCTTGGGTTCCCTAAACCTCGACAATTCCATCCTATAATactcatttttcatttcaaacaGTACATGATTAGACATAAGAGACATTACAGTAACCCCCACTAACATCAACAACACCTAAGTCATTCCACAAACTCCAAAACCCCTATCATATAACAATTGTAATTAAAGTAGCAACATGTACCTTTACTTCTAATAACAATTGCAATTAAAGAAATGTCACCTTGAAATTTGCGATCAAGCACATCTGCGAAAACGACAATTGGATTCAATCACGAAAGTGGCAAATGATACAACCATAAGATGATGGAAAATTATGATAGGAAATAGCACAAGGCAAATCAAAACGTTCAGGGGAGAAGAAATCTCAACGAACGACGGCAAAATCCCTCACAAGGGTAGCGGCGGCAAGAACCCTAGGAGCGGCGGGAAAAATAATTGTCTCAGAcgtcaataattttttttccactacTAACTACTAGTTTAGTTCGATTTCACAACGTCAGAGATTTGCCGAACAAAATTCTACAGAATTTGTTACAACTAACTTCATAtctagaaaatatatgttacaatTTAATTGAGTTGGAAGAATGGTGTTGGGACCCTGGAGTGTGTTTTTCGTCTCAGTTTAATTTTTTCCAATgttaatttcattgttttagtttggttttttcaaacaaaattaagtTGAAAGAAAGTTGAAACATCTGATctcaaataaaattagtttgtgTAGAACTCTTGCTAGACCGTTGCATTGTCTTTGACGTATTTAATGGATATGAAGTTGATGCTTGACTTTATATCAAGCATTGCTTTGTCAAATTTCATACCACTAATGGTCACTAGTAGTGTTACTCGTTTTGATTCCTGAACCTTTGTTGAATGAGGTATTCTGGTATGCA
Proteins encoded in this window:
- the LOC25486561 gene encoding probable flavin-containing monooxygenase 1; protein product: MPTKDNPPSIVSRIGIIGAGVSGLAVAKQLSHYNPIVFEATDSIGGVWRHCSYRCTKLQSQTWNYEFSDFPWPERESKDYPSHAEILEYLHLYAVYFDLFKYVKFNTKVVEIKFVRDKEGFDFGRLPGDHGNPLPERPVWELSVQTNESDAIQKYCFEFVVVCTGKYGDIPLMPTFPCNKGPEVFKGKVLHTIDYCKLDKEATSDLVKGKKVVVVGYKKSAIDLTMECVQANQGPEGQPCTMIIRSLHWTLPHYRMWGIPFFMFYATRSAQFLHHTPNQGLLKSLLCLLLSPLRLVISKFIESYLLWKLPLEKYGLKPEHPFEEDFASCQIAITPESFFNEADKGKIIFKRASKWCFWNGGIEFDDNTKIDADVVLLATGYDGKKKLKTILPEPFSSLLEYPTGIMPLYRGTVHPLIPNMAFVGYVESVSNLYTSEIRSMWLAGLIDKKFNLPSAEKMLSQTMKDMEAMKKSTRFYTRNCITTFGINHNDEICEDLGWHTWRKKNFIKEAFTPYTASDYKKKD